From Salvelinus sp. IW2-2015 linkage group LG33, ASM291031v2, whole genome shotgun sequence, one genomic window encodes:
- the LOC111958044 gene encoding neuropeptide Y receptor type 1, with the protein MEVSHVNNSSHHAWWKEMPWGDTDECTSSWSGTTFLIVAYSALVAVGLIGNTCLVFVITRQKEMRNVTNIFIANLSISDILMCIVCLPVTIIYTLMDRWILGEALCKVTPFVQCISVTVSIFTLVLIAIERHQLIIHPTGWKPMVRHSYLAVAITWLVACFISLPFLFFNVLDNSPFQNMSLPFNLYTDHFICMERWPSEHNRLAYTTSLLLFQYCLPLILILVCYLRIFLRLRQRKYMVERARDNCQKKAKGSKRINAMLASIVVVFALCWLPLNIFNTLFDWNHQAIPSCQHDIIFSACHLTAMASTCVNPIIYGFLNSNFQKELKSTLYHCRCWGSPESYESFPLSIVSTEVTKGSTLSKGSMSMNVQS; encoded by the coding sequence ATGGAGGTGTCCCATGTGAACAATAGCAGTCATCACGCCTGGTGGAAAGAGATGCCATGGGGCGACACAGACGAGTGCACCTCCTCCTGGAGTGGCACCACCTTCCTGATAGTTGCCTACAGCGCACTGGTCGCGGTTGGCCTTATCGGTAACACCTGCCTGGTGTTTGTCATCACACGGCAGAAGGAGATGCGGAATGTCACCAACATCTTCATCGCCAACCTGTCCATCTCTGACATCCTCATGTGCATTGTGTGCCTGCCTGTCACCATCATCTACACCCTGATGGACCGCTGGATCCTGGGGGAGGCACTCTGTAAGGTCACACCCTTTGTCCAGTGCATCTCTGTCACGGTTTCCATCTTCACCCTTGTCCTCATAGCCATAGAGCGCCACCAACTCATCATCCACCCCACTGGATGGAAGCCTATGGTGCGCCACTCCTACCTGGCTGTAGCCATCACCTGGTTAGTGGCCTGcttcatctctcttcctttcctcttcttCAACGTCCTCGACAACAGTCCTTTCCAGAACATGAGCCTCCCCTTCAATCTCTACACTGACCACTTCATCTGTATGGAGCGATGGCCCTCAGAGCACAACCGACTGGCCTACACCACCTCCCTGCTGCTCTTCCAGTACTGCCTTCCCCTCATCCTCATCCTGGTCTGCTACCTGCGCATCTTCCTGCGTCTCCGACAGAGAAAATACATGGTGGAGCGAGCCAGGGACAACTGTCAGAAGAAAGCCAAGGGGTCAAAGAGGATCAATGCCATGTTGGCCTCCATTGTGGTAGTGTTTGCCCTCTGCTGGCTCCCGCTCAACATCTTCAATACCTTGTTCGACTGGAACCACCAGGCCATCCCATCCTGTCAGCATGACATAATCTTCTCTGCCTGCCACCTCACAGCCATGGCATCCACCTGTGTCAACCCCATAATCTACGGCTTTCTCAACAGTAACTTCCAGAAAGAGCTCAAATCTACCCTATACCACTGCCGCTGCTGGGGGTCACCAGAGAGTTATGAGAGCTTCCCTCTTTCTATTGTCAGCACAGAGGTCACTAAGGGGTCAACCTTGAGCAAAGGATCAATGAGCATGAATGTACAGTCCTGA